In Microcoleus sp. bin38.metabat.b11b12b14.051, a single genomic region encodes these proteins:
- a CDS encoding DUF2973 domain-containing protein: protein MLHLLYILAFTVLAFLAVGNLIRSLVTVGMESQRPQQFRANNRYASYSRTQTVPHPELLDEYGNFVNEPLLVMRSLTVQDAREQLDALYKSSPGGSDEEGELA from the coding sequence ATGTTACACCTGCTTTATATTTTAGCTTTCACCGTTCTGGCATTTTTGGCTGTCGGTAACTTAATCCGCAGTCTTGTCACCGTAGGTATGGAATCCCAACGCCCCCAACAATTCAGGGCAAACAATCGTTACGCATCCTATTCCCGCACCCAAACCGTACCCCATCCCGAATTGTTAGATGAATACGGAAACTTTGTCAACGAGCCGCTGTTAGTGATGCGCTCGCTGACTGTCCAAGACGCTCGCGAGCAATTAGATGCTCTCTACAAATCATCTCCCGGCGGTAGCGATGAAGAAGGCGAATTAGCCTGA
- a CDS encoding diacylglycerol kinase family protein, protein MPQDSATPTVHEPKKPLKYKRELSWKIASSLATSFRYAWGGLTYAFETQRNFRIHTVIGTLAIGLGLFLHLKPVEISVIGVTIGIVLAMELLNTAIESVVDLTVGQSYHELAKIAKDCAAGAVLVSAMAATIVAGALLLPPLWTVVQIAIVR, encoded by the coding sequence ATGCCTCAAGACTCTGCCACTCCGACAGTCCACGAGCCTAAAAAACCCTTGAAATACAAGCGAGAGTTGTCCTGGAAAATCGCATCTAGCTTAGCTACCAGTTTTAGATACGCTTGGGGTGGGTTAACCTATGCTTTTGAAACTCAGCGCAATTTTCGGATTCACACTGTTATAGGCACTTTGGCGATCGGACTCGGGCTATTTTTGCACCTCAAACCTGTAGAAATATCAGTGATCGGCGTCACTATTGGTATAGTTTTAGCAATGGAATTGTTGAATACGGCGATCGAATCGGTGGTAGATTTAACCGTGGGGCAATCTTACCACGAACTAGCCAAAATTGCTAAAGATTGCGCTGCCGGAGCTGTGCTGGTATCGGCAATGGCTGCTACAATCGTTGCTGGTGCGCTTCTGCTTCCTCCGTTGTGGACAGTGGTTCAAATTGCGATCGTCCGTTAA
- a CDS encoding DUF3285 domain-containing protein: protein MNQPPSTTPAPEESVAETATQPTNNAPPPSYVKLAMRNMVRKRATSLFHFALTAAGLLGVLVGLAFLDRYFNS, encoded by the coding sequence ATGAATCAACCTCCCTCCACAACTCCCGCCCCCGAAGAGTCCGTCGCCGAAACTGCGACACAGCCCACAAACAATGCGCCTCCACCGAGTTATGTGAAGCTGGCGATGCGGAATATGGTTCGCAAGCGGGCGACTTCTCTGTTTCATTTTGCTTTGACGGCGGCTGGACTTTTGGGCGTACTCGTCGGTTTGGCTTTTCTCGATCGATATTTCAATTCTTAG
- a CDS encoding fasciclin domain-containing protein — protein MKNQNVPSWMKQLTGCAGVIGASALIGFPAWAHINSNTTVANTTPTQQVAENVKIAASPKPTASPASTGAAKDIVAIASGDAQFKTLTKALGAAGLVTTLQGKGPFTVFAPTDAAFAAAMPKADLDDLLKPANKAKLTKILTYHVVPGAVLSTSLKSGDVKSVEGSSLKVVVAPGKVTVGGANVVKADIKASNGVIHVIDKVLLPADAK, from the coding sequence ATGAAAAATCAAAACGTACCTAGCTGGATGAAACAACTCACAGGTTGCGCAGGAGTAATCGGCGCTAGCGCGTTGATAGGTTTCCCCGCTTGGGCTCACATCAACTCCAACACAACTGTTGCTAATACGACTCCAACTCAACAAGTTGCAGAAAATGTGAAAATCGCTGCTTCACCAAAACCAACTGCTTCGCCGGCATCTACTGGCGCTGCTAAGGATATTGTCGCAATTGCATCTGGCGACGCTCAATTCAAGACATTGACGAAGGCTTTGGGAGCAGCAGGTTTGGTGACAACTTTACAAGGAAAAGGGCCTTTCACTGTGTTTGCACCGACAGACGCGGCATTTGCTGCTGCTATGCCAAAAGCAGACTTGGATGATTTGCTCAAACCAGCCAACAAAGCCAAACTTACTAAGATTTTGACTTACCACGTTGTTCCTGGTGCGGTTTTATCTACTAGCCTGAAATCTGGTGATGTTAAAAGTGTGGAAGGTTCCTCGCTGAAAGTGGTAGTTGCACCAGGTAAAGTTACTGTCGGCGGCGCTAATGTTGTCAAAGCTGATATCAAAGCTAGCAACGGCGTTATTCACGTAATTGACAAGGTGCTGCTTCCGGCTGATGCTAAGTAG
- a CDS encoding MBL fold metallo-hydrolase — protein sequence MKRRQLIRYAQTGLLAAFFAGLPSGWESYQAQTAGSLSIQWLGHTCFLFAGGGARVLVNPFRPLGCTAGYRSPKVPTDLILISSRLLDEGAVDGFSGNPGLLYEPGTYRSNGLRIQGIRTQKDREGGRRFGVNVAWLWQQAGVKILHLGGVAGPIGIEEQILIGRPDILLIPVGGGPKAYTPAEAKQTVQLLKPKMVIPTHFKTQAADAAACDLVPVDEFLGLMQGTPMRRLDNDTISVKSTDLPPTGSVIEVLSYRFNG from the coding sequence ATGAAACGGCGACAATTAATACGTTACGCACAGACGGGTTTGCTAGCAGCTTTCTTCGCTGGTTTGCCTTCTGGATGGGAAAGCTATCAAGCTCAAACTGCTGGTTCTTTGTCGATTCAGTGGTTGGGCCACACTTGCTTCTTGTTCGCCGGTGGCGGTGCGAGGGTGCTGGTGAATCCTTTTCGCCCCTTGGGCTGTACCGCAGGCTATCGTTCTCCTAAGGTGCCAACTGATTTGATTCTGATTAGCAGCAGATTGCTCGATGAAGGGGCGGTGGACGGATTTTCGGGCAATCCCGGTCTGTTGTACGAACCTGGCACTTATCGATCGAACGGGCTGCGGATTCAAGGCATTCGCACGCAAAAAGACCGTGAGGGAGGAAGGCGGTTTGGGGTGAATGTGGCTTGGCTCTGGCAGCAAGCTGGTGTTAAGATTTTACACTTGGGTGGAGTCGCTGGCCCGATCGGCATTGAAGAACAAATCCTGATTGGGCGGCCGGATATTTTGCTAATTCCCGTGGGCGGAGGGCCGAAAGCTTACACTCCGGCGGAAGCAAAGCAAACTGTGCAACTTCTCAAACCGAAAATGGTGATTCCCACGCACTTCAAAACCCAAGCCGCCGATGCTGCTGCGTGCGATTTGGTGCCCGTAGATGAATTCTTGGGGCTGATGCAGGGCACGCCGATGCGCCGCTTGGATAATGACACGATTTCGGTCAAATCTACTGACTTACCGCCAACTGGTTCGGTGATTGAGGTTTTGAGTTACAGATTTAACGGTTGA
- a CDS encoding aminodeoxychorismate/anthranilate synthase component II, with translation MIIVIDNYDSFTYNLVQYLGELGADLPVASEVQVYRNDQISLADIRRLQPAAVVISPGPGRPEDAGISLKLIEELGPTLPILGVCLGHQSIGQVFGGKIVSAPVLMHGKTSQVEHAGVGVFVGVESPMLATRYHSLVIEKQSCPEVLEVTAWVEDGTIMGVRHREYPHIEGVQFHPESILTTAGKQLLRNFLERL, from the coding sequence GTGATTATAGTCATCGATAACTACGACAGTTTTACATATAATTTGGTACAGTATCTAGGAGAACTAGGTGCTGATTTGCCTGTAGCTAGTGAAGTCCAAGTTTACCGCAACGACCAAATTAGTTTAGCAGACATTCGCCGATTGCAGCCCGCAGCAGTGGTGATATCTCCAGGCCCAGGGCGGCCGGAAGATGCGGGGATTTCTCTGAAATTAATCGAAGAATTGGGGCCGACTCTACCAATTTTAGGCGTGTGTCTCGGACATCAAAGTATCGGTCAAGTATTTGGCGGCAAAATTGTGTCTGCACCAGTATTAATGCACGGCAAAACTTCTCAGGTAGAACACGCAGGAGTCGGAGTTTTTGTAGGTGTAGAATCTCCCATGTTGGCAACTCGTTATCACAGTTTGGTAATTGAAAAACAGAGTTGTCCGGAGGTTTTGGAAGTTACGGCTTGGGTGGAAGATGGCACGATTATGGGCGTGCGCCATCGGGAATATCCGCACATTGAAGGCGTACAATTTCACCCGGAAAGTATTTTGACGACTGCGGGAAAGCAATTATTACGGAATTTCTTGGAAAGACTTTAA
- a CDS encoding AAA family ATPase: protein MTSLPTNRAKTLKEAYRACDVKPLTGDDIARYYVDLSAVRNTVAIDGVSTDLDIQESGEFSTILFTGHRGCGKSTELKRIQSRWQNEYRVIYIEFDQELDVLDAEYTDLYLLVINKVADDLTKLGLKFDSKLLESFESWFKDITQENEEIVQSSVSLETEASAGLEIPFVSKLTAKLLGQIKGSSQQKKVIRETLQRNLSRLQTDINLLLKNAFEKLIRKYSGRYEKGFLLIVDNLDRIPPNVGNHLFFDYAPQLQELDSTIIYTVPISVIYSNKNVSNLFNNPNIVPMVNIYESNRTECDLNHNQQKLEGVASLIEKRVDVSAVFDDRQRLLDLAKASGGHVRQLMQMTRSACRTAITRKHSKILAEDVTYALNQQQFDFERSTPTPEYYTILARVCIDKDIAKDEIGQQLLFNLSVLEYNGNSRWNYVNPLVKQSYAFQQALKSIQENP from the coding sequence ATGACTTCACTCCCCACCAACCGCGCGAAAACACTTAAAGAAGCTTACCGCGCTTGCGATGTCAAGCCTCTAACGGGCGATGATATTGCACGATATTATGTGGATTTGTCCGCAGTACGCAACACAGTAGCGATCGACGGTGTTAGCACGGATTTGGATATTCAAGAATCGGGAGAATTTAGCACAATTTTGTTTACTGGCCATCGGGGATGCGGCAAAAGTACAGAATTAAAACGGATTCAGTCGCGATGGCAAAATGAATATCGGGTGATTTATATAGAATTCGATCAGGAACTAGATGTTCTTGATGCTGAATATACCGATTTGTATTTGCTAGTTATCAACAAAGTAGCTGATGATTTAACTAAATTAGGATTGAAGTTTGACTCCAAACTTTTAGAGAGTTTTGAATCATGGTTTAAAGATATTACTCAAGAAAATGAAGAAATTGTTCAATCTTCCGTCAGCCTCGAAACTGAAGCAAGCGCAGGTTTAGAAATTCCGTTTGTTTCTAAGTTGACAGCGAAATTACTCGGTCAAATCAAAGGTTCGAGTCAACAAAAAAAAGTGATTCGGGAAACTCTTCAGCGTAATTTGTCCCGATTGCAAACAGATATTAATTTGTTATTGAAAAATGCTTTTGAAAAGCTGATACGAAAATATTCAGGCCGCTACGAAAAAGGATTTTTGCTAATTGTTGATAACTTAGACCGGATTCCTCCAAATGTTGGTAATCATTTGTTTTTTGATTACGCTCCTCAACTTCAAGAATTAGACTCTACAATTATCTATACAGTGCCGATTTCGGTGATTTATTCCAATAAAAATGTTAGCAACTTGTTTAACAATCCCAATATCGTGCCAATGGTGAATATTTATGAATCTAATCGTACTGAGTGCGATTTAAATCATAATCAGCAAAAATTAGAGGGAGTTGCCAGTTTGATCGAGAAGCGGGTTGATGTTAGTGCCGTATTTGACGATCGACAACGACTACTAGATTTGGCAAAAGCTAGTGGTGGTCATGTGCGACAATTGATGCAGATGACTCGATCGGCTTGTCGCACAGCCATTACTCGCAAACACAGTAAAATTTTGGCTGAAGATGTCACTTACGCTTTAAATCAACAGCAATTTGATTTTGAAAGGTCTACTCCTACACCAGAATATTATACTATATTAGCGCGAGTTTGCATCGACAAAGATATCGCTAAAGACGAAATCGGACAACAGTTATTATTCAATCTTTCCGTTTTGGAATATAACGGCAATAGTCGGTGGAATTATGTCAACCCACTCGTAAAACAAAGCTATGCTTTCCAACAAGCCCTTAAATCAATCCAAGAAAATCCCTGA
- a CDS encoding DUF2605 domain-containing protein: MLNSNLPESELLKSLLEPLLEDFKYWFERSATLLETEEIHFLSGDDQSNLLARVKQAQQEVAAAKALFQATGGQVAIETAALMPWHKLLAECWQVSARFRSSQSHSPGI; this comes from the coding sequence ATGCTTAATTCCAATTTGCCAGAATCAGAATTGCTCAAATCCCTACTGGAACCGCTGTTAGAGGATTTTAAATACTGGTTCGAGCGATCGGCTACTCTATTAGAAACTGAGGAAATTCATTTTCTGAGCGGCGACGATCAATCCAACTTGTTGGCGCGAGTCAAACAGGCTCAGCAAGAAGTAGCGGCTGCTAAAGCTCTATTTCAAGCAACCGGAGGGCAAGTTGCCATAGAAACCGCAGCACTGATGCCCTGGCACAAACTGCTCGCCGAATGCTGGCAAGTATCGGCGCGCTTTCGCTCATCGCAGTCACATTCCCCTGGAATATAA
- the thrS gene encoding threonine--tRNA ligase, with protein sequence MSSSESMNAPEESVKIELPRTSESEQLKKIRHTTSHVMAMAVQKLFPKAQVTIGPWIENGFYYDFDCPEPFTEKDLKAIKKEMIKIINRKLPVIREEVSREEAQRRIEEINEPYKLEILAGLIEPITLYHLGDEWWDLCAGPHLDNTSELNGRAIELESLAGAYWRGDETKAQLQRIYGTAWETPEQLAAYKHRKEEALRRDHRKLGKELGLFIFADPVGPGLPLWTPKGTIVRSILEDFLKKEQVKRGYQQVVTPHIARVDLFKISGHWPYYKDDMFPLMAEDEEAAESQQGFVLKPMNCPFHIQIYKSELRSYRELPMRLAEFGTVYRYEKSGELGGLTRVRGFTQDDSHLFVTPEQLDQEFLNVVDLTLSVFKSLQLKNFRVRLSFRDPESDKYIGSDEAWEKSQGAIRRAVETLGMNYFEGIGEAAFYGPKLDFIFQDVLDREWQLGTVQVDYNLPERFDLQYVAEDGTRQRPVMIHRAPFGSLERLIGILIEQYAGDFPIWLAPIQVRLLPVSEEFLPFAKEVEARMKALNIRAEVESSERLGKLIRNAEKDKIPVMCVVGAKEVEANSLNIRTRASGELGSISVDEVLGRLQAAISSYGDF encoded by the coding sequence ATGTCTAGCTCAGAATCCATGAACGCTCCAGAAGAGTCCGTTAAGATAGAGTTGCCCCGCACGAGTGAGTCGGAACAACTAAAAAAAATTCGCCACACCACATCTCATGTTATGGCGATGGCGGTACAGAAATTATTCCCCAAGGCCCAAGTCACAATCGGCCCTTGGATTGAAAACGGTTTCTATTACGATTTTGATTGCCCCGAACCTTTTACTGAAAAGGATCTCAAGGCAATTAAAAAAGAAATGATCAAAATCATCAATCGCAAATTGCCTGTAATTCGGGAAGAAGTCAGCCGCGAGGAAGCCCAACGCCGAATAGAGGAGATAAACGAACCTTACAAATTAGAAATTTTGGCGGGTTTGATTGAACCGATTACTCTGTACCATTTGGGTGACGAATGGTGGGATTTGTGCGCTGGGCCCCACTTGGATAATACCAGTGAGTTGAACGGAAGGGCGATCGAGCTAGAGAGTCTCGCAGGCGCATACTGGCGCGGCGACGAAACCAAAGCTCAATTGCAGCGGATTTACGGCACAGCCTGGGAAACCCCCGAACAATTGGCCGCATACAAGCACCGCAAAGAAGAAGCCTTAAGGCGAGATCACCGCAAACTCGGCAAAGAATTAGGCTTGTTTATTTTTGCCGATCCGGTGGGCCCCGGCTTACCTTTGTGGACACCCAAAGGCACAATTGTGAGAAGTATTTTAGAAGATTTTCTCAAAAAGGAACAGGTAAAACGCGGCTACCAGCAAGTTGTTACCCCGCATATCGCCAGAGTCGATTTGTTCAAAATCTCTGGACACTGGCCTTACTACAAAGACGATATGTTTCCGCTGATGGCAGAGGATGAAGAAGCGGCAGAATCACAGCAGGGTTTTGTACTCAAACCGATGAATTGTCCCTTTCACATTCAAATTTACAAAAGCGAACTGCGTTCTTATCGAGAACTGCCAATGCGCTTGGCAGAATTCGGCACGGTTTACCGCTACGAAAAGTCAGGTGAATTGGGAGGCTTAACCCGAGTTCGCGGATTTACGCAGGATGACTCCCACCTGTTCGTGACACCGGAACAGTTGGATCAAGAATTTTTAAATGTGGTGGATTTAACCCTGTCCGTATTTAAGAGTTTGCAGCTAAAAAATTTCAGAGTTAGACTGAGTTTTCGTGATCCAGAATCTGACAAATACATCGGTTCTGATGAAGCTTGGGAAAAATCTCAAGGTGCAATCCGCCGCGCGGTGGAAACTTTGGGCATGAATTATTTTGAGGGAATTGGCGAAGCCGCTTTTTATGGCCCGAAACTCGATTTCATTTTCCAAGACGTGTTGGATAGAGAATGGCAATTAGGAACTGTTCAGGTAGATTACAATTTGCCAGAACGTTTTGATTTGCAATACGTTGCTGAAGACGGGACTCGCCAGCGTCCGGTAATGATTCACCGCGCTCCTTTTGGTTCTTTGGAACGCTTGATCGGAATTTTGATCGAACAGTATGCGGGGGATTTCCCGATATGGTTAGCGCCGATTCAGGTGCGGTTATTGCCTGTGAGCGAGGAATTCTTGCCGTTTGCTAAGGAAGTAGAAGCGAGGATGAAGGCGCTGAATATTCGCGCAGAAGTTGAGAGTAGCGAGCGTTTGGGCAAGTTAATTCGCAATGCTGAGAAGGATAAAATTCCGGTGATGTGTGTTGTGGGCGCTAAGGAGGTTGAGGCGAATAGTTTGAATATTCGGACTCGGGCTTCTGGGGAGTTGGGGTCGATTTCGGTTGATGAAGTTCTTGGGAGATTGCAGGCTGCGATTAGTAGTTATGGCGATTTTTAA
- a CDS encoding tetratricopeptide repeat protein, which produces MLSNKPLNQSKKIPEIYQQRIVELNQQSFDELLTFVDIVPDDAFDLGFIQSNFAKDRDAIIQALINHPDCQDMQFEIWDFPDPDMRFLMDEILKVLPTVKVQPDKKLIFIVRGVENAIGMTGEYPPMLVDFNWVRDAYPVKVPHLMLFCLPDYAITRVANFAPDFWAWNSGTFVFKTPANTRDDAISQTLDASKGISYCELPEKQERIDLLKRLLIEYTPSNGREETHEDLKTRIRVLNDLGIAYRTRSEYKTATYYLKQALDLAKDDEDFISLKANTLYELGWIENDSGNKQEAIALYQQSLELKEKIGDVQGKAASLHQLAGIYANRGDVDEAIALYQQSLELKEKIGDVQGKAASLHQLAGIYANRGDVEEAIALYQQSLELKEKIGDVGGKAASLHQLAGIYANRGDVEEAIALYQQSLELKEKIGDVGGKAASLHQLAGIYANRGDVEEAIALYQQSLELKEKIGDVGGKAASLHCLAGIYAHRGDVEEAIELYQQSLELKEKIGNVQGKAASFAMLGQLLASQGNFEQALNYLQQSLEILQHLDSPDAETVKEIIARVQQMADG; this is translated from the coding sequence ATGCTTTCCAACAAGCCCTTAAATCAATCCAAGAAAATCCCTGAAATATACCAACAAAGGATTGTTGAACTCAATCAACAATCTTTTGACGAATTGCTGACATTTGTTGATATTGTTCCCGACGATGCCTTTGATTTGGGATTTATCCAAAGTAATTTTGCGAAGGATAGAGATGCGATTATTCAGGCATTGATTAATCATCCCGATTGTCAAGATATGCAGTTTGAGATTTGGGATTTTCCCGATCCTGATATGCGCTTTTTGATGGATGAAATTCTGAAGGTTTTGCCAACAGTCAAGGTTCAACCAGATAAGAAGTTGATTTTCATAGTGCGGGGGGTGGAAAATGCGATCGGGATGACGGGAGAATACCCGCCGATGTTGGTTGATTTTAATTGGGTGCGAGATGCTTATCCGGTTAAAGTGCCGCATCTAATGCTGTTTTGTTTGCCGGATTATGCGATTACGCGAGTTGCTAATTTTGCGCCGGATTTCTGGGCCTGGAATTCGGGAACTTTTGTATTTAAGACTCCTGCAAATACTAGAGATGATGCGATTTCTCAAACTCTGGATGCTAGCAAAGGGATTAGCTATTGTGAGTTGCCGGAAAAGCAGGAACGGATCGATTTATTGAAAAGGTTATTGATTGAATATACTCCATCGAATGGACGCGAGGAAACTCACGAGGATTTGAAAACTCGCATTAGAGTTTTGAATGATTTGGGAATTGCCTATCGCACCCGGAGTGAATATAAAACAGCAACATACTATTTGAAACAAGCGTTAGATTTGGCGAAAGATGATGAAGATTTCATATCTTTAAAGGCCAATACTTTATATGAATTAGGCTGGATTGAAAATGATTCGGGAAATAAACAAGAGGCGATCGCACTTTATCAACAATCTCTCGAACTTAAGGAAAAAATTGGCGATGTTCAAGGGAAAGCTGCTAGTTTGCACCAACTTGCAGGAATTTATGCGAATCGAGGGGATGTAGATGAGGCGATCGCACTTTATCAACAATCTCTCGAACTTAAGGAAAAAATTGGCGATGTTCAAGGGAAAGCTGCTAGTTTGCACCAACTTGCAGGAATTTATGCGAATCGAGGGGATGTAGAAGAGGCGATCGCACTTTATCAACAATCTCTCGAACTTAAGGAAAAAATTGGCGATGTTGGAGGGAAAGCTGCTAGTTTGCACCAACTTGCAGGAATTTATGCGAATCGAGGGGATGTAGAAGAGGCGATCGCACTTTATCAACAATCTCTCGAACTTAAGGAAAAAATTGGCGATGTTGGAGGGAAAGCTGCTAGTTTGCACCAACTTGCAGGAATTTATGCGAATCGAGGGGATGTAGAAGAGGCGATCGCACTTTATCAACAATCTCTCGAACTTAAGGAAAAAATTGGCGATGTTGGAGGGAAAGCTGCTAGTTTGCACTGTCTTGCAGGAATTTATGCCCATCGAGGGGATGTAGAAGAGGCGATCGAACTTTATCAACAATCTCTCGAACTTAAGGAAAAAATTGGCAATGTTCAAGGGAAAGCTGCTAGTTTCGCAATGTTAGGACAATTGTTAGCATCGCAGGGAAATTTTGAGCAAGCCTTGAATTATTTACAGCAATCTTTGGAGATTTTACAGCATTTGGATTCTCCCGACGCGGAGACAGTGAAGGAAATTATTGCTAGAGTTCAGCAGATGGCTGATGGTTGA
- the ybeY gene encoding rRNA maturation RNase YbeY encodes MLIEVNVEDCYGLSQQSIDSSNHRGPTPSSEILPETWENWFSIWLENQQADLPEAPGYEVSLRLTADAEIQALNAQYRQQDRSTDVLAFAALEVDCPQLEEMQSSEPLYLGDIIISIDTAQRQAQQQGHPLKTELAWLAAHGFLHLLGWDHPDEESLTQMLDRQETLLRAIGLEIQTA; translated from the coding sequence ATGCTAATTGAGGTGAACGTCGAAGATTGTTATGGACTTTCTCAGCAGTCGATCGATAGTTCTAACCATCGTGGGCCAACACCCAGCAGTGAGATTTTACCCGAAACCTGGGAAAATTGGTTTAGCATTTGGCTGGAAAACCAACAAGCAGATTTACCAGAGGCCCCAGGCTACGAAGTCAGTCTGCGTTTAACCGCCGATGCTGAGATCCAAGCCCTCAACGCCCAGTATCGTCAACAAGATCGATCGACCGATGTATTAGCTTTCGCAGCTTTGGAAGTAGACTGTCCTCAGCTAGAGGAGATGCAGTCATCGGAACCTCTATACTTGGGTGATATCATTATCTCGATCGATACGGCTCAGCGACAAGCCCAGCAGCAAGGACATCCCCTGAAGACTGAACTAGCTTGGCTCGCAGCCCACGGTTTTCTGCATCTTTTGGGGTGGGATCACCCGGATGAAGAGAGTCTGACTCAAATGCTCGATCGACAAGAAACACTGCTGCGGGCGATCGGACTAGAGATCCAAACAGCATAA
- a CDS encoding cobalamin-binding protein has protein sequence MNQLRIVSLIPSATEIVAALGLTDALVGRSHECDYPSEIPNLPVCTQPKFNPEGSSSEIHNRVTQLLQNALSVYKVEIDILEKLQPTHIITQAQCEVCACSLAEVEQAARALVNSQPQIISLQPNMLAEIWTDIERVAAALGVDAKSTIALLQSRIAAVTSKIAASSILNTKERLPTVACIEWIEPLMAAGNWIPELVATAGGISLFGIVGEHSPWLKWESLVAANPDVIIFMPCGFDLNRTRSEAMQITQYAEWQDLQAVKTGKVYITDGNSYFNRPGPRLVDSLEILAEILHPEIFDLGFGEKGWQRFS, from the coding sequence ATGAATCAACTCAGAATTGTCTCGCTCATTCCCAGTGCCACAGAAATTGTAGCAGCTTTAGGATTAACTGATGCCCTTGTCGGCCGTTCTCACGAATGCGACTATCCCTCGGAAATCCCAAATTTACCTGTTTGCACTCAGCCAAAATTTAATCCCGAAGGAAGTAGCAGCGAAATTCACAACCGCGTGACTCAATTGTTGCAAAATGCGCTGAGCGTCTATAAAGTAGAAATAGATATTTTGGAAAAATTGCAGCCAACTCACATCATTACGCAAGCTCAATGTGAAGTCTGCGCTTGTTCTCTAGCAGAGGTTGAACAAGCTGCGAGGGCGCTGGTAAATAGCCAGCCGCAAATTATTTCTTTGCAGCCAAATATGCTGGCAGAAATCTGGACGGATATTGAGCGAGTTGCTGCTGCTTTGGGTGTAGATGCCAAAAGTACGATCGCACTTTTGCAATCCCGCATCGCTGCTGTTACATCCAAAATAGCAGCATCATCTATTCTTAACACAAAAGAGAGACTTCCGACAGTAGCCTGCATCGAGTGGATAGAACCTTTGATGGCTGCGGGAAACTGGATTCCGGAATTGGTAGCCACGGCGGGAGGAATTTCGCTGTTTGGCATTGTCGGGGAACATTCGCCTTGGTTAAAATGGGAATCGCTAGTAGCAGCTAATCCCGATGTAATTATTTTCATGCCTTGCGGCTTTGATTTAAACCGCACCCGCAGCGAAGCAATGCAGATAACTCAATACGCAGAATGGCAAGATTTGCAAGCAGTAAAAACCGGGAAAGTTTACATAACTGACGGCAATTCTTACTTTAATCGACCAGGGCCGAGATTAGTTGATTCGTTAGAAATTTTAGCAGAGATTCTGCATCCGGAAATCTTCGATTTGGGATTTGGAGAAAAAGGTTGGCAGCGATTTTCATAA